One Streptomyces hundungensis DNA segment encodes these proteins:
- a CDS encoding HlyD family efflux transporter periplasmic adaptor subunit, which translates to MQFRQQALSKLQSPEELDLPVRFARPQGRLVLLVTVLVMAAASFWAVTGSLSSTIDAPGILTHAQGSYVLQSPVEGQVTGVFAQEGATLAANAPLLKVRTPQGDRIVRAIAAGRLTSLSATIGSVIATGAGVASVERTGGPDDPLVVMLYVPGDSAAGVPVGAPVDLAVQTVPAERYGVLRGTVAAVGRTVQTPRQIAAFLGDNQLAEQFSRDGMPVAVLVRLDRTQATKSGYRWSSGQGPPYAVDSMTPATGTVHLADRRPLDWLLP; encoded by the coding sequence GTGCAGTTTCGTCAGCAGGCCCTTTCCAAACTCCAGTCGCCGGAAGAACTCGACCTGCCCGTGCGTTTCGCGCGCCCGCAGGGACGACTCGTCCTTCTCGTCACCGTTCTGGTCATGGCCGCCGCTTCTTTCTGGGCCGTGACGGGCTCCCTTTCCTCCACGATCGACGCACCCGGCATCCTCACGCACGCACAGGGCAGTTACGTCCTCCAGAGTCCCGTCGAGGGACAGGTCACCGGGGTGTTCGCCCAGGAGGGCGCGACCCTGGCGGCCAACGCGCCGCTCCTCAAGGTGCGCACCCCCCAGGGCGACCGGATCGTGCGCGCGATCGCCGCCGGCCGTCTCACCAGTCTCTCCGCCACCATCGGCTCGGTCATCGCCACCGGCGCGGGCGTGGCGAGCGTGGAGCGCACGGGCGGCCCCGACGACCCCCTGGTGGTGATGTTGTACGTGCCGGGCGACAGCGCCGCCGGTGTCCCCGTGGGCGCGCCCGTCGACCTCGCCGTGCAGACCGTGCCGGCCGAGCGGTACGGGGTGCTGCGCGGCACGGTGGCCGCGGTCGGCCGGACGGTGCAGACGCCTCGCCAGATCGCCGCGTTCCTCGGCGACAACCAGCTCGCCGAACAGTTCTCGCGGGACGGCATGCCGGTGGCGGTGCTGGTGCGCCTCGACCGCACGCAGGCCACGAAGTCCGGCTACCGCTGGTCGTCGGGACAAGGCCCGCCCTACGCGGTCGACTCCATGACCCCGGCCACCGGCACCGTCCACCTGGCCGACCGGCGCCCCCTCGATTGGCTGCTCCCGTGA
- a CDS encoding Lrp/AsnC family transcriptional regulator, whose amino-acid sequence MTVDSLDTEILRLLIEQPRTSVREYARILGIARGTLQARLDRMERDGVITGTGPVLSPAALGHPVLAFVHIEVTQGHLNEVGDALAAVPEIIEAFSITGGGDLLTRVAARDNEHLEDVIQRLIQLPGVVRTRTEVALRERVAHRLLPLVESVGRASAK is encoded by the coding sequence GTGACGGTGGACTCGCTCGACACCGAGATCCTGCGCCTGCTCATCGAGCAGCCACGCACCAGCGTCCGCGAGTACGCGCGCATCCTCGGCATCGCGCGCGGCACGCTCCAGGCCCGGCTCGACCGCATGGAGCGGGACGGCGTGATCACCGGCACCGGTCCGGTGCTCTCCCCCGCGGCCCTCGGCCACCCGGTGCTCGCCTTCGTGCACATCGAGGTGACCCAGGGGCATCTGAACGAGGTCGGCGACGCGCTGGCGGCGGTGCCCGAGATCATCGAGGCGTTCTCGATCACCGGCGGGGGTGATCTGCTGACCCGGGTCGCCGCGCGCGACAACGAGCACCTCGAAGACGTCATCCAGCGGCTCATCCAGCTTCCGGGCGTGGTCCGCACCCGGACCGAGGTGGCGTTGCGCGAACGCGTCGCGCACCGGCTGCTTCCGCTGGTGGAGTCGGTGGGGCGGGCCTCCGCGAAGTAG
- a CDS encoding N-acetylglucosamine kinase, protein MTGRDAPWVLGVDSGGSGVRFALRRADAAFPAEVVTSKEPVRTGPAGIDAAHLVEQLLPAVEELSVRTGARRIAAVAVGAAGMATLGDGLRAELPGALARSLGVRTLALAADAVTAYAGALGRRAGVVVAAGTGMIALGTDLAGWRRADGWGHLLGDCGGGAWIGRAGLDAALRRHDGRPDGSAALLARLKAVFGAPGELPGKLYPRDDRAAVLASFAPEVAACAEGDPVAAGILRDAARHIVATAAAVCPPAGADEELQIAFTGGLLKLGEPLLVPLREELHRQLPYARTVEAAGDPLAGSLAIAAGLAQGELGLPRDERMLWIVTD, encoded by the coding sequence GTGACGGGCCGGGACGCGCCCTGGGTGCTCGGGGTCGACTCGGGAGGCTCCGGCGTCCGGTTCGCGCTGCGCCGGGCCGATGCGGCCTTCCCGGCCGAGGTCGTCACCTCGAAGGAGCCGGTACGCACCGGCCCCGCCGGGATCGACGCCGCGCATCTGGTGGAGCAACTGCTGCCCGCCGTGGAGGAGTTGAGCGTACGCACGGGAGCGCGACGGATCGCGGCCGTCGCGGTCGGGGCGGCCGGGATGGCCACGCTCGGGGACGGGCTGCGGGCCGAACTCCCGGGCGCCCTGGCGCGTTCGCTGGGCGTGCGCACGCTCGCGCTGGCCGCCGACGCGGTCACCGCCTACGCGGGCGCGCTCGGCCGGCGGGCCGGGGTGGTGGTCGCGGCCGGGACCGGAATGATCGCGCTCGGCACGGATCTGGCCGGCTGGCGGCGGGCCGACGGCTGGGGGCATCTGCTCGGCGACTGCGGGGGCGGCGCCTGGATCGGCCGGGCCGGCCTCGACGCGGCCCTGCGCCGCCACGACGGCCGCCCGGACGGTTCGGCGGCGCTGCTCGCCCGCCTGAAGGCGGTCTTCGGCGCCCCGGGTGAGCTGCCGGGGAAGCTGTATCCGCGCGACGACCGGGCCGCCGTGCTGGCCTCGTTCGCGCCCGAGGTCGCGGCCTGCGCCGAGGGCGACCCGGTGGCCGCCGGCATTCTGCGGGACGCGGCCCGGCACATCGTCGCCACCGCCGCCGCGGTCTGCCCGCCGGCCGGCGCCGACGAGGAGCTGCAAATCGCCTTCACCGGCGGCCTGTTGAAGCTCGGCGAGCCCCTGCTCGTACCGCTGCGGGAGGAGCTCCACCGTCAACTGCCGTACGCCCGCACGGTCGAGGCGGCCGGGGATCCGCTGGCGGGTTCCCTGGCCATCGCGGCGGGGCTCGCGCAGGGGGAGCTGGGGCTGCCGCGGGATGAGCGCATGTTGTGGATCGTGACCGACTGA
- a CDS encoding type A2 lantipeptide — MNNAPQVETLEISDADLDNVSGGLVGTVLGNVTGTADSVLPVSGIVNSVTGLVGSVTGVNTGAVTGLATGLVAGL, encoded by the coding sequence ATGAACAACGCTCCCCAGGTCGAGACCCTCGAGATCTCCGACGCCGACCTGGACAACGTGTCCGGCGGCCTCGTGGGCACCGTGCTCGGCAACGTGACCGGCACCGCCGACTCCGTCCTGCCGGTCTCGGGCATCGTCAACTCGGTCACCGGCCTGGTCGGCTCGGTCACCGGTGTGAACACGGGCGCCGTCACGGGCCTGGCCACCGGTCTCGTCGCCGGTCTCTGA
- a CDS encoding chitinase, which yields MIGRTLRLLGAGLVLALATQVPVSAAPSAPGADTCAVKSRPSGKVLQGYWENWDGASNGVHPPLGWIPITDSRIGAHGYNVLNAAFPVIRSDGTALWEEGMDSTVKVPTPAEMCQAKASGQTLLLSIGGAAAGIDLSSSAVADRFVASIVPILQRYNFDGIDIDIETGLVGSGSLTTLSTSQANLIRIIDGVLARMPSTFGLTMAPETAYVTGGSVTYGSIWGAYLPIVKKYADNGRLWWLNMQYYNGSMYGCSGDSYEAGTVAGFTAQTTCLNKGLVVQGATIKVPYDKQVPGLPAQPGAGGGYMTTNQVSQAWNAYGGALKGLMTWSLNWDGSKNWTFGNNVRALQGR from the coding sequence ATGATCGGTCGTACGTTACGTCTGCTGGGAGCCGGGCTCGTGCTCGCGCTCGCGACGCAGGTCCCGGTGAGCGCGGCGCCGAGCGCGCCCGGGGCCGACACCTGCGCGGTGAAGTCGAGACCCTCGGGCAAGGTGCTCCAGGGGTACTGGGAGAACTGGGACGGGGCGTCCAACGGCGTGCATCCGCCGCTCGGTTGGATCCCGATCACCGATTCCCGCATCGGCGCCCACGGCTACAACGTCCTCAACGCGGCCTTCCCCGTGATCCGTTCGGACGGCACGGCCCTGTGGGAGGAGGGGATGGATTCGACGGTGAAGGTGCCGACCCCAGCCGAGATGTGCCAGGCCAAGGCGTCGGGCCAGACCCTGCTCCTGTCGATCGGCGGGGCCGCCGCCGGCATCGACCTCAGTTCGAGCGCGGTGGCCGACCGCTTCGTGGCGTCGATCGTGCCGATCCTCCAGCGGTACAACTTCGACGGCATCGACATCGACATCGAGACGGGCTTGGTGGGCAGCGGCTCCCTCACCACCCTCTCGACCTCCCAGGCCAATCTGATCCGCATCATCGACGGCGTGCTCGCCAGGATGCCGTCCACCTTCGGTCTGACGATGGCGCCCGAGACCGCCTATGTCACCGGCGGCAGCGTCACGTACGGCTCGATCTGGGGCGCGTACCTGCCGATCGTGAAGAAGTACGCGGACAACGGCCGTCTGTGGTGGCTCAACATGCAGTACTACAACGGCAGCATGTACGGCTGCTCCGGCGACTCCTACGAGGCCGGCACCGTCGCCGGATTCACCGCGCAGACCACCTGTCTCAACAAGGGGCTCGTCGTCCAGGGCGCCACGATCAAGGTCCCTTACGACAAGCAGGTCCCCGGGCTCCCGGCCCAGCCGGGCGCGGGGGGCGGCTATATGACCACCAATCAGGTGTCCCAGGCGTGGAACGCCTATGGCGGCGCCCTCAAGGGCCTGATGACCTGGTCCCTCAACTGGGACGGCTCGAAGAACTGGACGTTCGGCAACAACGTCAGGGCGCTACAAGGCCGTTGA
- a CDS encoding NHLP family bacteriocin export ABC transporter peptidase/permease/ATPase subunit yields MAAPVTAPRTSTSQLPPPGHGRRRPAEPTGGRRRASRARRTPRTRRAKAVHSPTILQMEALECGAACLAMVLAHHGRHVPLEELRIACGVSRDGSRASNVLKAARSYGLTAKGMQMEPAALAEVQAPAILFWEFNHYVVYDGMGRRLGRRGVHINDPDKGRRFVTSEDFDTSFTGVVLVLEPGPDFRPGGRKPGVLAALPARLRGTTGTMLASLLASLLLVAVGAALPALSRTYIDLFLMGHQTSLLGVLFAAMGTMVALTVVLTWLQQANLLRGRVISSTLSSARFFRHLLRLPVTFFAQRSPADLVQRLQSNDAVAETLARDLTAAAVDGVVVLLYAALLWSYDPQLTVIGVGIALLDVVAMRIVVRLRATRTQKLRADSARLTNTAYTGLQLIETLKATGGENGYFRRWAGQHATTLEEQQRLGVPSAWLGVVAPALATLNSALILWIGGLRAVEGHISIGLLVAFQALVTRFTAPVTRLNGVAGRIQDFAADVARLKDVENFPVDALHSRPEPPASTRRLKGHVSLDDITFGYSPLDKPLLSGFSLTVGPGQQVALVGGSGSGKSTVSRLISGLYAPWEGTIRIDGQRLEDIPRGALAASVSFVDQDVFLFEGTVRDNVALWDPSIPDDAVVAALKDAALYEVVARRPGGIHGRVEQDGRNFSGGQRQRLEIARALVRRPSILVLDEVTSALDAETEHLIIDNLRRRGCACVVIAHRLSTVRDSDEIVVLDHGTVVERGRHEELLAARGAYAELVGEH; encoded by the coding sequence TTGGCTGCTCCCGTGACCGCACCGCGCACCTCCACCTCCCAGCTCCCGCCCCCCGGCCACGGCCGCCGCCGACCGGCCGAGCCGACCGGCGGCAGGCGCCGGGCGTCACGGGCCCGCCGGACGCCGAGGACCCGGCGGGCCAAGGCCGTGCACAGCCCCACCATCCTCCAGATGGAGGCCCTGGAGTGCGGCGCCGCCTGCCTCGCCATGGTCCTCGCCCACCACGGCCGCCATGTCCCGCTGGAGGAGCTGCGCATCGCGTGCGGCGTCTCGCGGGACGGCTCACGAGCGAGCAACGTCCTGAAGGCGGCGCGCAGTTACGGGCTCACGGCCAAGGGCATGCAGATGGAACCGGCCGCGCTCGCCGAGGTCCAGGCGCCCGCCATCCTGTTCTGGGAGTTCAACCACTACGTGGTGTACGACGGCATGGGGCGCCGCCTCGGCCGGCGGGGCGTACACATCAACGACCCGGACAAGGGGCGCCGGTTCGTAACGTCGGAGGACTTCGACACCAGCTTCACGGGCGTCGTCCTGGTCCTGGAACCCGGCCCCGACTTCCGGCCCGGCGGCCGCAAGCCCGGTGTGCTGGCCGCGCTGCCCGCACGACTGCGCGGCACCACGGGCACGATGCTGGCCTCGCTGCTCGCGAGCCTGCTGCTCGTCGCCGTCGGCGCCGCGCTGCCCGCACTGAGCCGCACCTACATCGACCTGTTCCTGATGGGTCATCAAACCTCGTTGCTGGGCGTGCTGTTCGCGGCGATGGGCACCATGGTGGCGCTCACCGTCGTGTTGACCTGGCTCCAACAGGCGAACCTGCTGCGCGGTCGCGTCATCTCCTCCACGCTGAGCAGCGCCCGCTTCTTCCGGCATCTGCTCCGGCTGCCGGTGACGTTCTTCGCGCAGCGCAGCCCCGCCGACCTCGTCCAGCGGCTCCAGTCCAACGACGCGGTGGCCGAGACGCTGGCCCGCGACCTGACGGCGGCGGCCGTGGACGGTGTCGTCGTGCTGCTCTACGCCGCCCTGCTGTGGAGCTACGATCCCCAGCTCACCGTCATCGGGGTGGGCATCGCCCTGCTGGACGTGGTGGCGATGCGGATCGTGGTCCGGCTGCGGGCGACCCGTACGCAGAAGTTGCGCGCCGACAGCGCACGGCTCACCAACACCGCGTACACGGGGCTCCAGTTGATCGAGACCCTGAAGGCCACCGGCGGTGAGAACGGGTACTTCCGCCGCTGGGCGGGGCAGCACGCCACCACGCTGGAGGAGCAGCAGCGGCTCGGGGTGCCCAGTGCCTGGCTCGGTGTGGTCGCCCCCGCGCTCGCCACCCTCAACAGCGCGCTCATCCTGTGGATCGGCGGGCTGCGAGCGGTGGAGGGGCACATCTCCATCGGTCTGCTCGTCGCCTTCCAGGCCCTGGTGACCCGCTTCACGGCCCCGGTGACCCGGCTGAACGGCGTCGCGGGCCGGATCCAGGACTTCGCGGCCGATGTGGCCCGCCTCAAGGACGTCGAGAACTTCCCCGTGGACGCCCTGCACAGCCGCCCCGAGCCGCCCGCGAGCACCCGACGCCTCAAGGGCCATGTGAGCCTCGACGACATCACCTTCGGCTACAGCCCGCTCGACAAGCCGCTCCTGTCGGGGTTCTCGCTCACGGTCGGGCCGGGCCAACAGGTGGCTCTGGTGGGCGGTTCGGGGAGCGGCAAGTCGACGGTGTCCCGGCTCATCTCGGGTCTGTACGCGCCCTGGGAGGGCACCATCCGCATCGACGGGCAGCGCCTGGAGGACATCCCGCGCGGCGCCCTCGCCGCGTCCGTGTCCTTCGTCGACCAGGACGTCTTCCTCTTCGAGGGCACGGTGCGGGACAACGTCGCGCTGTGGGACCCCTCGATCCCGGACGACGCGGTGGTGGCCGCCCTCAAGGACGCGGCCCTGTACGAGGTCGTCGCGCGCCGGCCGGGCGGCATCCACGGCCGGGTCGAGCAGGACGGGCGCAACTTCTCCGGCGGTCAGCGCCAGCGTCTGGAGATCGCCCGGGCGCTGGTGCGCCGGCCCAGCATCCTGGTGCTTGACGAGGTCACCAGCGCCCTGGACGCCGAGACCGAGCAC
- a CDS encoding FUSC family protein — MVKRVFVAPDPGRLRLRAAMRAVLGIGLAVVACGAVGHSLVAAITGGLAALLALFTVTDPSVRSQAVTTALLPVVGLPVFALAAVLHGHPWARDLAFLAIVGGGVFARRWGPRGHALGVFAFMAFFVAQFLHMVPSQLPELYVAVLLSLAMAAAVRFGAWCYERRHSAPVVMTAPAPGRGLYRATTRQAVQAVVGAGFALAVGQLLSPDRWYWAVGATWWIFVNTTSRGETLVRGFRRVLGTVIGVGIGLAVAVPLHGAPVPTAVLIALCVFGIFYTAAVSYTWMMLAVTVMASLLYGLLGVLNTDLLALRFFETGVGMTGSVLAVLLVLPITTHATTDAWVRHALHSVRASAATAAARLAGADADPLPHIAELEFTLNKVRLSLAPLVHPLNPLRARKARARQVLAYLDDCARQAHQLAAIAADAEASHDQRLTAACERVEAAVAVLVSSPSTADSAARAVAPEHKDATAAAEHPALAHLHALERALVGLGRPLQAAPGSPLADA, encoded by the coding sequence GTGGTGAAGAGGGTGTTCGTGGCCCCCGACCCGGGACGGCTGCGGCTGCGCGCCGCGATGCGAGCCGTGCTGGGGATCGGGCTCGCGGTCGTGGCGTGCGGCGCGGTCGGTCACTCGCTCGTGGCGGCCATCACCGGCGGTCTCGCCGCCCTGCTGGCCCTCTTCACCGTGACGGACCCCAGCGTGCGGAGCCAGGCGGTGACCACGGCCCTGCTGCCGGTGGTCGGCCTGCCGGTGTTCGCCCTCGCGGCCGTGCTCCACGGCCACCCGTGGGCGCGCGACCTGGCCTTCCTCGCCATCGTCGGAGGGGGTGTTTTCGCGCGCCGCTGGGGACCGCGCGGCCATGCGCTCGGCGTGTTCGCCTTCATGGCGTTCTTCGTCGCGCAGTTCCTGCACATGGTGCCGAGCCAGCTGCCCGAGCTGTACGTGGCCGTGCTGCTGTCCCTGGCGATGGCCGCGGCGGTGCGCTTCGGCGCCTGGTGCTACGAGCGCCGCCACTCGGCGCCCGTCGTCATGACGGCGCCCGCACCGGGCCGGGGCCTCTACCGGGCGACCACGCGCCAGGCCGTGCAGGCCGTGGTCGGAGCGGGCTTCGCGCTGGCCGTCGGCCAGCTTCTGTCACCGGACCGCTGGTACTGGGCGGTGGGCGCGACCTGGTGGATCTTCGTGAACACGACGTCGCGGGGCGAGACCCTGGTGCGCGGCTTCCGCCGGGTGCTCGGCACCGTCATCGGCGTCGGCATCGGCCTGGCGGTGGCCGTGCCGCTGCACGGGGCACCTGTGCCGACCGCCGTGCTGATCGCGCTCTGCGTCTTCGGCATCTTCTACACGGCGGCCGTCTCCTACACCTGGATGATGCTCGCGGTCACCGTCATGGCGAGCCTGCTCTACGGGCTCCTCGGCGTGCTCAACACCGACCTGCTCGCGCTGCGCTTCTTCGAGACGGGTGTCGGCATGACGGGATCCGTTCTCGCCGTGCTGCTCGTCCTGCCGATCACCACCCACGCCACGACGGACGCCTGGGTGCGGCACGCGCTGCACAGCGTCCGGGCCTCCGCCGCGACGGCGGCGGCCCGTCTCGCCGGCGCGGACGCCGACCCGCTGCCGCACATCGCCGAGCTGGAGTTCACCCTGAACAAGGTCCGGCTCTCGCTGGCGCCGCTGGTGCATCCGCTCAATCCGCTGCGGGCGCGCAAGGCCCGGGCCCGCCAGGTCCTGGCGTACCTCGACGACTGCGCCCGGCAGGCGCACCAGCTGGCGGCCATCGCCGCCGACGCCGAGGCCTCCCACGACCAGCGGCTGACCGCCGCGTGCGAGCGCGTGGAAGCCGCCGTCGCGGTCCTGGTCTCCTCCCCGTCGACGGCCGACTCGGCGGCCCGTGCGGTGGCACCGGAACACAAGGACGCCACCGCCGCCGCGGAGCACCCGGCCCTCGCCCATCTGCACGCCCTGGAGCGCGCGTTGGTGGGCCTGGGCCGGCCGCTCCAGGCCGCCCCCGGATCGCCGCTCGCCGACGCCTGA
- a CDS encoding sirohydrochlorin chelatase — translation MSTPTGPASGLPVRMPRPRQSGRHRRPEPVVAPEGAPALVLAVPGAPGPAVRSLAEEVISIARSELPGLHARIGYLDSTEAEAAEYPTLEAVLAHTAAERVARVEQARAAGREAADPQGPAAVVVPLLAGPDSALIRRIRQAVMDSRAAAELTDVLGPHPLLAEGLHVRLSEAGLARADRARLFTVATAADGIILATVGGEEAVQAAGITGMLLAARLAVPVMAAALDQEGAIAAMAAQLRGSGSAQLAVAPYLIGPEVTDGLLDAAAKEAECSVAEALGAYPAIGKLVLSKYAAALGITPQPQGSPAH, via the coding sequence ATGAGCACCCCCACTGGGCCGGCATCCGGCCTGCCCGTACGAATGCCGCGGCCCCGTCAGTCCGGCCGGCACCGCCGCCCGGAGCCGGTGGTTGCTCCGGAGGGCGCGCCCGCGCTCGTTCTCGCCGTTCCCGGCGCTCCCGGCCCGGCTGTGCGCAGCCTGGCCGAGGAGGTCATCAGCATCGCGCGTTCCGAGCTGCCCGGCCTGCACGCCCGCATCGGATACCTGGACAGCACCGAGGCCGAGGCCGCCGAGTACCCCACGCTCGAAGCCGTGCTCGCCCACACCGCCGCCGAGCGCGTCGCGCGCGTCGAGCAGGCGCGCGCGGCGGGCCGCGAGGCCGCCGACCCGCAGGGCCCGGCCGCCGTGGTGGTCCCGCTGCTCGCGGGTCCCGACAGCGCCCTGATCCGCCGGATACGGCAGGCCGTCATGGACAGCCGTGCCGCCGCGGAGCTGACCGATGTGCTCGGCCCGCACCCGCTGCTCGCGGAGGGCCTGCACGTGCGGCTCTCCGAGGCAGGTTTGGCCCGCGCCGACCGCGCCCGCCTCTTCACGGTGGCGACCGCCGCCGACGGCATCATCCTGGCGACGGTGGGCGGCGAGGAGGCCGTGCAGGCCGCCGGGATCACCGGCATGCTGCTCGCCGCGCGTCTCGCCGTGCCGGTGATGGCCGCCGCGCTCGACCAGGAGGGCGCGATCGCGGCGATGGCCGCACAGCTGCGCGGCTCGGGTTCGGCGCAGCTCGCCGTCGCCCCGTATCTGATCGGCCCGGAGGTGACCGACGGGCTGCTCGACGCCGCCGCCAAGGAAGCCGAGTGCTCGGTCGCCGAGGCGCTGGGTGCCTACCCGGCGATCGGCAAGCTGGTCCTGTCGAAGTACGCGGCCGCGCTGGGGATCACCCCGCAGCCGCAGGGATCGCCGGCGCACTGA
- a CDS encoding mycothiol transferase: MKTGEFVADAFGRVQELVHAAVKGLSAEELAFRPDDEANSIAWLIWHLTRVQDDHIADAAGGDQVWTAQGWAERFGLSLADEETGYGHTTEQVAAVRDVSAEQLRDYYDAVHEQTLSFVRGLDEVALDRVVDERWTPHVTLGVRLTSIIADDLQHAGQAAYVRGLLKRRR; the protein is encoded by the coding sequence ATGAAAACCGGAGAGTTTGTGGCGGACGCGTTCGGGCGCGTCCAGGAGCTCGTGCACGCCGCCGTCAAGGGCCTGTCGGCCGAGGAACTCGCCTTCCGGCCGGACGACGAGGCCAACTCGATCGCCTGGCTGATCTGGCATCTGACGCGCGTTCAGGACGACCACATCGCCGACGCCGCGGGCGGGGACCAGGTGTGGACCGCCCAGGGCTGGGCCGAACGGTTCGGCCTGTCGCTCGCTGACGAGGAGACCGGCTACGGGCACACGACCGAGCAGGTGGCCGCGGTGCGGGACGTGTCCGCCGAGCAGCTGCGCGACTACTACGACGCCGTCCACGAGCAGACCCTGTCGTTCGTGCGGGGTCTCGACGAGGTGGCGCTCGACCGGGTCGTCGACGAGCGCTGGACCCCGCACGTCACCCTGGGCGTCCGTCTGACCAGCATCATCGCGGACGATCTTCAGCACGCCGGCCAGGCCGCGTATGTACGGGGCCTGCTGAAGCGCCGCCGTTAG
- a CDS encoding uracil-DNA glycosylase: MAARPLKEIVEPGWADALEPVAGRIAAMGDFLREEIAAGRTYLPSGAHVLRAFQQPFHEVRVLIVGQDPYPTPGHAVGLSFSVAPEVRPLPGSLENIFRELGSDLELPRPSNGDLTPWTRQGVLLLNRALTTAPRKPAAHRGKGWEEVTEQAIRALVARRTPLVSVLWGRDARNLRPLLGDLPAIESAHPSPMSADRGFFGSRPFSRTNELLQRQGAQPVDWRLP; the protein is encoded by the coding sequence GTGGCAGCACGACCGTTGAAAGAGATCGTCGAGCCCGGCTGGGCGGACGCACTGGAACCCGTGGCCGGAAGGATCGCCGCGATGGGCGACTTCCTCCGGGAGGAGATCGCGGCAGGACGCACCTATCTGCCCTCCGGAGCACATGTGCTGCGGGCCTTCCAACAGCCCTTCCACGAGGTGCGGGTGCTGATCGTCGGCCAGGACCCGTATCCGACGCCGGGGCACGCGGTGGGCCTGTCGTTCTCGGTGGCGCCCGAGGTGCGGCCGCTGCCCGGCAGCCTGGAGAACATCTTCCGTGAGCTGGGCTCCGACCTGGAGCTGCCGAGGCCGTCCAACGGCGACCTCACGCCCTGGACGCGACAAGGGGTGCTGCTGCTCAACAGGGCGCTCACGACGGCGCCCCGCAAGCCCGCCGCCCACCGCGGCAAGGGCTGGGAAGAGGTCACCGAACAGGCGATCCGGGCGCTGGTCGCGCGCCGCACCCCGCTCGTCTCGGTGCTGTGGGGCAGGGACGCCCGCAATCTGCGTCCCCTGCTCGGCGACCTGCCGGCGATCGAGTCCGCGCATCCTTCCCCGATGTCCGCCGACCGCGGCTTCTTCGGCTCGCGTCCCTTCAGCCGTACGAACGAACTTCTTCAACGCCAGGGCGCCCAGCCGGTCGACTGGCGACTGCCGTGA
- a CDS encoding lactonase family protein — translation MGTDRAGRAFIGSFTTAGGRGVTAVAVDEETGALTPLGSSDHVANPSFLVASPDGAVLYAVGENAHGTAAAFDIRDDLPRPLGEPVPVGGSGPTHLDLAAGHLLTANYDSGSVTALPVLPGGGLGPAASVLVHQGSGPDPDRQREPHAHQVLTDPSGRWIVSVDLGTDSVRVCALTEETGALSLRSEAALRPGSGPRHLVFHPSGRHAYVLNELAPTLTVCRWDAAAGILEPLHEVPVVEDAASGEIYPSEVVVGHDGRFLWAANRGHDSIAVLALDPTGEKAALVTTVDCGGHWPRDLTLDPTGRRLYASNERSGDVTWFDIDAATGVPTRVGSLQAPAASCVVFV, via the coding sequence GTGGGCACGGACAGGGCCGGGCGGGCGTTCATCGGGTCGTTCACCACGGCGGGCGGGCGCGGGGTGACCGCGGTCGCCGTCGACGAGGAGACCGGGGCCCTGACCCCGCTCGGCTCGTCGGACCATGTCGCGAACCCCTCGTTCCTGGTCGCCTCGCCCGACGGAGCCGTCCTGTACGCCGTGGGGGAGAACGCCCACGGCACCGCCGCCGCCTTCGACATCAGGGACGACCTGCCCCGCCCGCTCGGCGAGCCCGTGCCGGTGGGGGGATCCGGCCCCACCCATCTCGACCTCGCCGCCGGGCACCTCCTCACCGCCAACTACGACTCCGGCAGCGTCACCGCGCTGCCCGTACTGCCCGGCGGCGGGCTCGGGCCCGCCGCGTCCGTCCTGGTCCACCAGGGCTCGGGGCCCGACCCCGACCGCCAGCGCGAACCGCACGCCCACCAGGTGCTCACGGACCCCAGCGGCCGCTGGATCGTCAGCGTCGACCTCGGCACCGACTCCGTACGCGTCTGCGCGCTCACCGAGGAGACCGGCGCCCTGAGTCTGCGCTCCGAGGCCGCGCTCCGGCCCGGCAGCGGCCCCCGCCACCTCGTCTTCCACCCCTCGGGCCGGCACGCCTACGTCCTCAACGAGCTGGCGCCGACGCTCACCGTGTGCCGCTGGGACGCGGCGGCAGGCATCCTCGAACCCCTCCATGAGGTGCCGGTCGTCGAGGACGCGGCGAGCGGCGAGATCTACCCCTCAGAGGTCGTCGTCGGCCACGACGGACGCTTTCTGTGGGCGGCCAACCGCGGACACGACTCGATCGCGGTCCTCGCGCTCGACCCGACGGGCGAGAAGGCCGCACTCGTCACCACCGTGGACTGCGGCGGCCACTGGCCGCGCGACCTCACCCTGGACCCCACGGGACGCCGTCTGTACGCGTCCAACGAGCGCTCCGGCGACGTGACCTGGTTCGACATCGACGCGGCGACCGGCGTGCCCACCCGCGTGGGCTCCCTCCAGGCGCCCGCGGCCTCCTGCGTGGTCTTCGTCTGA